From the Streptomyces nigrescens genome, one window contains:
- a CDS encoding response regulator, with protein sequence MIRVLLVDDEALVRAGLRMILEPAEGIEVVAEASDGSAAITAAAQHRPDVVLMDVRMAGMDGLTALKELRRAGDAPKVIMLTTFDLDDYVHTALRNGASGFLLKDTSPRDLAGAVRTVAEGSAMLTPKVTKRLIDTFAGLASEGATEARQRLSVLTDREGEVVRAVARGLSNAEIARELAMGEGTVKAHVSRALAKLGLSNRVQMALLVRDAGMT encoded by the coding sequence GTGATCCGAGTCCTGTTGGTCGACGACGAGGCATTGGTCCGGGCCGGCCTGCGCATGATCCTGGAACCGGCCGAGGGCATCGAGGTGGTGGCCGAGGCGAGCGACGGCAGCGCGGCGATCACCGCGGCCGCCCAACACCGCCCCGACGTCGTGCTGATGGACGTCAGGATGGCGGGCATGGACGGGCTGACCGCCCTCAAGGAGCTGCGGCGTGCGGGCGACGCCCCCAAGGTGATCATGCTGACGACCTTCGACCTCGATGACTATGTGCACACCGCCCTGCGCAACGGCGCGTCCGGTTTCCTCCTCAAGGACACCTCCCCGAGGGACCTGGCCGGTGCCGTCCGTACGGTCGCCGAGGGCAGCGCCATGCTGACGCCGAAGGTCACCAAACGGCTGATCGACACCTTCGCGGGACTGGCGTCGGAGGGCGCGACCGAGGCGCGTCAGCGGCTCTCGGTGCTGACCGACCGGGAGGGCGAGGTGGTCCGGGCCGTGGCCCGAGGACTGTCCAACGCCGAGATCGCACGCGAACTGGCCATGGGCGAAGGCACGGTGAAGGCCCATGTCAGTCGCGCGCTCGCCAAACTGGGCCTGTCCAACCGGGTCCAGATGGCGCTGCTGGTCCGTGACGCGGGCATGACGTAG
- a CDS encoding exonuclease SbcCD subunit D produces MRLLHTSDWHLGRSFHRVNLLSAQRAFLDHLVETVRAREIDAVLVAGDVYDRAVPPLAAVELFDDALHRLAGLGVPTVMISGNHDSARRLGVGSGLMERAGIHLRTDPADCGTPVLLADAHGPVALYGLPYLEPAMVRDTLGARRADHAEVLGAAMDRVRADLAGRPAGTRSVVLAHAFVTGGAISDSERDITVGGVASVPVAVFDGVDYAALGHLHGCQTLTERVRYSGSPLAYSFSEADHRKSSWIIDLDADGAVHAERVDCPVPRPLARIRGRLEQLLEDPEQARHEDSWVEATLTDTARPHEPMARLVKRFPHLVSLVFDPDEGPTRSLASYAQRLRGRSDQEIAEDFVEHVRSGRAADEQERAELRSAIDEVRVDDMAAEVAR; encoded by the coding sequence GTGAGACTTCTGCACACCTCCGACTGGCATCTGGGACGGTCCTTTCACCGGGTGAATCTGCTCTCCGCCCAGCGCGCGTTCCTCGATCATCTCGTCGAGACGGTGCGTGCCCGGGAGATCGACGCGGTGCTGGTCGCGGGCGATGTCTATGACCGTGCCGTGCCGCCGCTCGCCGCCGTCGAGCTGTTCGACGACGCCCTCCACCGGCTCGCCGGTCTCGGTGTCCCGACCGTGATGATCTCCGGCAACCATGACTCGGCCCGCCGGCTGGGCGTCGGCTCCGGCCTGATGGAGCGGGCCGGCATCCACCTCCGGACCGACCCCGCCGACTGCGGCACCCCCGTACTGCTCGCCGACGCCCATGGGCCGGTGGCGCTCTACGGGCTGCCGTATCTCGAACCCGCCATGGTCCGCGACACCCTAGGGGCCCGGCGCGCCGACCATGCGGAGGTGCTCGGCGCGGCCATGGACCGGGTACGGGCCGACCTCGCCGGACGGCCCGCGGGGACGCGCTCCGTGGTGCTGGCGCATGCCTTTGTCACCGGCGGCGCGATCAGCGACAGCGAGCGCGATATCACCGTCGGCGGGGTCGCCTCGGTGCCCGTGGCCGTGTTCGACGGGGTGGACTATGCCGCCCTCGGGCATCTGCACGGCTGCCAGACCCTCACTGAGCGGGTCCGCTACTCCGGATCTCCGCTCGCCTACTCCTTCTCCGAGGCCGATCACCGCAAGTCGTCCTGGATCATCGATCTCGACGCGGACGGCGCCGTGCACGCGGAGCGGGTGGACTGCCCGGTGCCGCGGCCGCTGGCCCGTATTCGCGGACGGCTGGAACAGCTGCTGGAAGACCCCGAACAGGCCCGGCACGAGGACTCCTGGGTCGAGGCGACCCTCACCGACACCGCCCGCCCGCACGAGCCCATGGCCCGGCTGGTCAAGCGCTTCCCGCACCTCGTCAGCCTGGTCTTCGACCCCGACGAGGGGCCCACCCGCTCGCTGGCGTCGTACGCGCAGCGGCTGCGCGGGCGCAGCGACCAGGAGATCGCCGAGGACTTCGTGGAACACGTACGGTCCGGTCGCGCGGCCGACGAGCAGGAGCGGGCCGAACTGCGCTCGGCGATCGACGAGGTCCGCGTCGACGACATGGCGGCCGAGGTGGCGCGTTGA
- a CDS encoding type VII secretion system-associated protein: MEESTQSAMTAGVPVTGEEMPEPPPEVIEAARTAPDHWLAMVDLTWQGEGPPPLWALIGQWRSGPTGEIEEWRDNPEYRPSPQMLDWSEPTDAVDCALQLAATGYGPGQDVSEALARAEVSVLVTATGTPLAAASPEGTPVIPVYTSQSYLESVGRLLYDRRPVAELVEQLPPGHALYLNPTGPVSMLVDTEELRAALAGVSGSEAREPAAPVAPRPGTGAGGAEPVGSGRAIGKPARAAKGSTVVGAGMAGSGMARGAN, translated from the coding sequence ATGGAAGAGAGCACACAGTCGGCGATGACGGCGGGCGTTCCCGTGACGGGCGAGGAGATGCCCGAGCCCCCGCCGGAGGTCATCGAGGCGGCACGCACGGCGCCCGACCACTGGCTGGCCATGGTGGATCTGACCTGGCAGGGAGAGGGGCCGCCACCGCTCTGGGCGCTGATCGGCCAGTGGCGCTCGGGTCCGACGGGCGAGATCGAGGAGTGGCGGGACAACCCGGAGTACCGGCCCTCGCCCCAGATGCTGGACTGGTCCGAGCCGACGGATGCGGTGGACTGCGCACTGCAGCTCGCCGCGACCGGCTACGGGCCGGGGCAGGACGTCTCCGAGGCGCTGGCGCGCGCGGAGGTCTCCGTCCTGGTCACCGCGACCGGTACGCCGCTGGCGGCCGCCTCGCCCGAGGGCACCCCGGTGATCCCGGTCTACACCTCGCAGAGCTACCTCGAATCGGTGGGCCGGCTGCTGTACGACCGTCGGCCGGTGGCCGAACTCGTCGAGCAGCTGCCGCCGGGGCATGCCCTGTACCTCAACCCGACCGGACCCGTGAGCATGCTCGTGGACACCGAGGAGTTGCGCGCGGCGCTGGCCGGGGTGTCCGGGTCGGAGGCGCGGGAACCGGCCGCGCCCGTGGCGCCGCGTCCGGGGACCGGAGCCGGCGGGGCCGAGCCCGTCGGCAGCGGACGGGCGATCGGCAAGCCGGCCCGCGCCGCGAAGGGCAGCACCGTGGTCGGGGCCGGAATGGCCGGCAGCGGAATGGCCCGCGGCGCGAACTGA
- a CDS encoding ABC transporter permease gives MLKAMLRDLLAHKGRVVMTLIAIALGVTATVGSWVVSDSIATTLAGQETRHDVGVSVQSPGKESLLTSADRDRLARTPGVGRAEGVIVGRAGLIGRGHKFVRTTTVLDRAGTNWSSDKRFTVEAGTAPTGPGQVALHKADADSAGIAVGDTAQVLLSDGRSDTARVTALFTYHRLGPRATTDANEASDAVPVVAYDTATATKLLGPRFHRVELIPASGASPGALKAAAQKGVSDEYHVETGSALAQAAVQQSDSEAQDLRMTMLPFAAVALLVGMFVIANTFTLLVSRRTRQFALLRAVGARKGQVRAGIVVEAGVLGLAGGTLGTLAGVALGPSMIAVMRPQDDVDLTVSPFAVLLGYGVALLVTVVAAYRSARRAAAVPPVAALRTADTAPRETKRTRHFTGLGCIVTGVVMVAMTADPSTSNLGRIVGLMGAVLGVIGMIVLAPFFAEALLRPLMRLLGARSGPAVRLGLRNAASDPRRTSGTATALTVGLALVCAFATLSASFSALIASTTRANVPPTTTVLQSAAGGESSLTPAEADKVRRLPGVTQVAGSRDVLVGLTYKGGRTERRISAIEPSGLKGVLTPHLTAGSPDLRRGVVISQNQADMLDLGMNDRITLHLDARTSVTQSVVGIYDATELQASIFLDVSKAPGSLRKQITTLYASGPDPDTARDSIRAAFRDRPDVSVGSRETLVEQGVDQQSLAFTLMYAMFGVAILIAVSGVVNTLVLSVMERTREIGVIRAVGATRLLVRRTIRVESIVISLFGALLGVIVGVPAGAVMQHAMFGQRLGDFSLPAGIIGLSLAGITLAAVLAAIWPARRAARTDMLAAIAGE, from the coding sequence ATGCTGAAGGCAATGCTGCGCGACCTGCTCGCGCACAAGGGCCGGGTGGTGATGACGCTCATCGCCATCGCGCTCGGTGTGACGGCGACGGTCGGAAGCTGGGTGGTGAGCGACTCCATCGCCACCACCCTCGCGGGCCAGGAAACCCGTCACGACGTAGGTGTCTCGGTGCAGAGCCCCGGGAAGGAATCGCTGCTCACGTCCGCGGACCGGGACCGGCTGGCCCGGACGCCCGGGGTCGGGCGTGCCGAGGGTGTGATCGTCGGCCGCGCCGGGCTGATCGGCCGTGGCCACAAGTTCGTCAGGACGACCACGGTCCTGGACCGGGCCGGCACGAACTGGAGCAGCGACAAGCGCTTCACCGTGGAGGCGGGCACGGCACCCACCGGTCCGGGCCAGGTCGCGCTCCACAAGGCCGATGCCGACTCCGCCGGCATCGCGGTGGGCGATACCGCACAGGTGCTGCTGTCCGACGGGCGCTCCGACACGGCCAGGGTGACGGCGCTGTTCACCTACCACCGTCTGGGTCCCAGGGCCACGACGGACGCGAACGAGGCCTCCGACGCGGTGCCGGTGGTGGCCTACGACACGGCGACCGCCACGAAGTTGCTCGGCCCGCGCTTCCACCGCGTCGAGCTGATCCCCGCCTCCGGTGCGAGCCCGGGCGCCCTCAAGGCCGCCGCGCAGAAGGGCGTATCCGACGAGTACCACGTCGAGACGGGCAGTGCACTGGCCCAGGCTGCCGTTCAGCAGTCGGACTCCGAGGCACAGGACCTCCGGATGACGATGCTGCCCTTCGCGGCGGTCGCGCTCCTGGTAGGCATGTTCGTCATCGCCAACACCTTCACCCTGCTGGTGAGCCGGCGGACCCGGCAGTTCGCGCTGCTGAGGGCCGTCGGTGCACGCAAGGGACAGGTCCGGGCCGGGATCGTCGTCGAGGCCGGTGTGCTCGGACTGGCCGGCGGCACCCTCGGCACACTCGCCGGTGTGGCCCTGGGCCCCTCGATGATTGCGGTGATGCGTCCGCAGGACGACGTCGACCTCACCGTCAGCCCGTTCGCCGTCCTGCTCGGATACGGGGTCGCCCTGCTGGTGACCGTCGTGGCCGCGTACCGCTCCGCGCGGCGGGCCGCGGCCGTCCCGCCGGTCGCCGCACTCCGCACCGCAGATACCGCCCCCCGCGAGACAAAGCGGACACGCCACTTCACCGGTCTCGGCTGCATCGTGACCGGCGTCGTGATGGTCGCCATGACGGCGGACCCCAGTACCTCCAACCTCGGGCGGATCGTCGGGCTCATGGGAGCGGTCCTCGGCGTCATCGGCATGATCGTGCTCGCGCCCTTCTTCGCCGAGGCGCTGCTCCGGCCGCTGATGCGCCTTCTCGGGGCGCGGTCGGGACCAGCGGTCCGTCTCGGTCTGCGCAACGCCGCGAGCGACCCACGACGGACCTCCGGAACGGCGACCGCCCTCACCGTCGGGCTGGCTCTGGTCTGCGCGTTCGCCACGCTCAGCGCTTCCTTCTCCGCGCTGATCGCCTCGACGACCCGGGCGAATGTGCCGCCCACGACCACGGTCCTGCAGTCCGCGGCCGGTGGCGAGTCCTCGCTCACCCCCGCTGAGGCGGACAAGGTCAGGAGGCTGCCCGGGGTCACCCAGGTGGCCGGAAGCCGCGATGTGCTGGTCGGCCTGACCTACAAGGGCGGCAGGACCGAGCGCCGGATCTCCGCGATCGAGCCGTCGGGCCTGAAGGGCGTGCTCACCCCTCACCTCACCGCCGGGAGCCCCGACTTGCGACGCGGCGTGGTCATCTCACAGAACCAGGCGGACATGCTGGACCTGGGCATGAACGACAGGATCACACTGCATCTGGATGCCAGGACCTCCGTCACCCAGTCCGTGGTGGGGATCTACGACGCCACCGAACTGCAGGCCAGCATCTTCCTGGACGTCAGCAAGGCACCCGGCTCGCTGCGGAAGCAGATCACCACGCTGTACGCCTCCGGCCCCGACCCGGACACGGCGCGCGACAGCATACGGGCGGCCTTCCGTGACCGCCCGGACGTCTCCGTCGGCAGTCGTGAGACCTTGGTCGAACAGGGCGTTGACCAGCAGTCACTGGCCTTCACCCTGATGTACGCGATGTTCGGGGTCGCGATCCTGATCGCTGTGTCCGGTGTCGTCAACACCTTGGTGCTCTCGGTCATGGAGCGCACCCGTGAGATCGGAGTGATCCGCGCGGTGGGCGCGACCCGGCTCCTGGTCCGCCGGACCATCAGGGTGGAGAGCATCGTGATCTCTCTCTTCGGTGCGCTGCTCGGGGTGATCGTCGGTGTCCCCGCGGGCGCCGTCATGCAACACGCCATGTTCGGGCAGCGGTTGGGGGACTTCTCGCTCCCCGCCGGAATCATCGGTCTGTCGCTGGCCGGTATCACCCTCGCGGCAGTGCTGGCCGCGATATGGCCGGCCCGCCGGGCGGCCCGTACGGACATGCTGGCGGCGATCGCCGGCGAGTAG
- a CDS encoding CoA-binding protein — protein sequence MYGDPSTIRRILTELGDTWAVVGLSNNEQRAAHGVAEVLQRYGKRIVPVHPKAESVHGEQGYPSLSAIPFPVDVVDVFVNSDLAGPVADEAVSVGAKAVWFQLGVVNEAAWNRVHDSGLDMVMDRCPAIEIPRLG from the coding sequence GTGTACGGCGACCCCAGCACGATCCGCAGGATCCTGACCGAGCTCGGCGACACCTGGGCCGTCGTGGGCCTGTCCAACAACGAGCAGCGCGCGGCACACGGCGTCGCGGAGGTGCTGCAGCGCTACGGCAAGCGGATCGTGCCGGTGCACCCGAAGGCCGAGAGCGTCCATGGCGAGCAGGGGTACCCCTCGCTCTCCGCGATCCCCTTCCCCGTCGATGTGGTCGACGTCTTCGTCAACAGCGACCTGGCGGGCCCGGTAGCCGACGAGGCCGTGTCGGTCGGCGCAAAGGCCGTCTGGTTCCAGCTGGGCGTCGTCAACGAGGCGGCCTGGAACCGGGTGCACGACTCCGGTCTCGACATGGTGATGGATCGCTGCCCGGCAATCGAAATACCTCGGTTGGGCTGA
- a CDS encoding ABC transporter ATP-binding protein, which translates to MTQTTAAVRATGLVKRYGSGDSRVVALAGVDVEFRRGEFTAIMGPSGSGKSTLMHCVAGLDQADEGTVWIGDTELTGLRDTALTHLRRDRVGFVFQAFNLLPTLTALENITLPFDLAGRRHDQDTVRKVIAALNLQSRLHHRPSQLSGGQQQRVACARALVTRPEVVFADEPTGALDSSASAELLGFLRRSVDALGRTVVMVTHEPTAAAYADRVLFLKDGHLVGELRAPDAGSVLERMKSFEKAAA; encoded by the coding sequence ATGACACAGACAACAGCTGCGGTCCGGGCCACCGGGCTCGTCAAACGCTACGGATCGGGCGACTCCCGAGTGGTCGCGCTCGCGGGCGTCGATGTGGAGTTCCGGCGCGGTGAGTTCACCGCAATCATGGGGCCGTCCGGCTCCGGTAAATCGACGCTGATGCACTGCGTCGCGGGGCTCGACCAGGCCGACGAGGGCACGGTATGGATCGGGGACACCGAGTTGACCGGTCTGCGCGACACCGCGCTCACCCATCTGCGCCGTGATCGTGTGGGTTTCGTCTTCCAGGCTTTCAACCTTCTCCCTACGCTCACCGCCCTCGAAAACATCACGCTCCCCTTCGATCTGGCCGGTCGCAGGCACGACCAGGACACGGTGCGGAAGGTCATCGCAGCGCTGAATCTGCAGAGCCGGCTGCACCACCGTCCCAGCCAGCTGTCCGGCGGCCAGCAGCAGCGCGTGGCCTGCGCCCGGGCGCTGGTCACCCGGCCGGAGGTGGTGTTCGCCGACGAGCCGACCGGCGCACTGGATTCCTCCGCCTCCGCGGAACTGCTCGGTTTTCTGCGCCGCAGCGTCGACGCTCTCGGCCGGACGGTGGTGATGGTGACCCATGAGCCGACTGCCGCCGCCTACGCGGACCGGGTGCTTTTCCTCAAGGACGGCCATCTCGTGGGCGAGCTCCGGGCGCCGGACGCCGGCAGCGTGCTGGAGCGCATGAAGTCCTTCGAGAAGGCAGCCGCCTGA
- a CDS encoding YigZ family protein, translating to MQEQYRTLAREGVHEIEINKSRFLCALAPVATEAEAQDFIARIRKEHPTARHHCFAYVLGADGGIQKASDDGEPGGTAGVPMLQMLVRREVRYVVAVVTRYFGGVKLGAGGLIRAYGGVVGEALDVLGTVTRQRFRLVTVTVDHQRAGRVENDLRTTGRAVREVTYGADVRIEIGLPEAELDAFRAWLADTTAGTARLELGGEAYGDL from the coding sequence ATGCAGGAGCAGTACCGCACGCTCGCGCGCGAGGGTGTCCACGAGATCGAGATCAACAAGTCCCGCTTCCTCTGTGCGCTGGCGCCCGTCGCGACCGAGGCCGAGGCCCAGGACTTCATCGCGCGCATCCGCAAGGAGCACCCCACCGCCCGCCACCACTGCTTCGCCTACGTCCTGGGCGCCGACGGCGGTATCCAGAAGGCGAGCGACGACGGTGAGCCGGGCGGCACCGCGGGCGTCCCGATGCTGCAGATGCTGGTGCGCCGCGAGGTCCGCTACGTCGTCGCCGTCGTCACCCGCTACTTCGGCGGGGTCAAGCTCGGTGCCGGCGGCCTCATCCGCGCGTATGGAGGCGTCGTCGGTGAGGCGCTGGACGTGCTGGGCACGGTCACCCGGCAGCGCTTCCGGCTGGTGACGGTCACCGTCGACCACCAGCGGGCGGGCCGGGTGGAGAACGATCTGCGCACCACGGGGCGGGCGGTGCGTGAGGTGACGTACGGGGCGGACGTACGCATCGAGATCGGGCTGCCGGAGGCCGAGCTGGACGCCTTCCGCGCCTGGCTCGCGGACACCACCGCCGGCACGGCGCGGCTGGAGCTCGGCGGCGAGGCGTACGGGGATCTCTGA
- a CDS encoding glycine-rich domain-containing protein has protein sequence MLTVSDLISPAAFLSVVGTVQDANPGMDGGMAQRIASEGLKFVVAFAKMPDVALAPSRVVDEGWHALILHTKVYEELCASLGDFVHHYPGYDPDNYDPLILVRTQDAIRIAGYDVDEELWGAPTGDQLIAVSVKCQHSASDTGPIKPMPAPRPPFRDKP, from the coding sequence GTGTTAACGGTAAGCGATCTGATCAGCCCGGCAGCGTTCCTGAGCGTCGTCGGGACCGTGCAGGACGCCAATCCCGGTATGGACGGGGGCATGGCACAGCGCATCGCAAGCGAGGGACTCAAGTTTGTCGTTGCCTTCGCCAAGATGCCTGACGTCGCCCTGGCTCCCTCCCGCGTCGTTGACGAGGGGTGGCATGCGCTCATCCTCCACACGAAGGTGTACGAGGAGCTGTGCGCGTCGCTGGGCGACTTCGTCCATCACTACCCCGGCTACGACCCGGACAACTACGACCCGCTGATCTTGGTGCGTACGCAGGACGCCATCCGTATTGCCGGGTACGACGTCGATGAGGAGCTGTGGGGTGCCCCGACGGGTGATCAGCTCATCGCGGTCTCAGTGAAGTGTCAGCACTCGGCGTCGGACACCGGCCCCATCAAGCCCATGCCGGCGCCCCGGCCGCCGTTCAGGGACAAGCCGTAA
- a CDS encoding YbaK/EbsC family protein yields the protein MPVPMDAFDDVRPAVECLDLLPEPVVAAIRDWRGSVPVEELRHVDTDPAIADTALLVERYGPWLLEQSANCVVVAGKRGGETTLAACVVLSHTRVDVNGVVRRQLGARKASFAPMDKAVGDSGMEYGGITPIGLPADWPLLVDAAVVDTPYALIGSGSRRGKLIVPGKALAELPGATVLDGLGIA from the coding sequence ATGCCCGTGCCGATGGATGCTTTTGACGATGTCCGGCCCGCCGTCGAGTGCCTGGACCTGCTGCCCGAGCCCGTGGTCGCCGCGATCCGTGACTGGCGCGGATCGGTGCCCGTCGAGGAGCTGCGCCATGTCGACACGGACCCGGCGATCGCGGACACCGCACTGCTCGTCGAGCGCTACGGCCCCTGGCTCCTGGAGCAGTCGGCGAACTGCGTGGTGGTGGCCGGCAAGCGCGGCGGCGAGACCACCCTGGCCGCCTGTGTCGTCCTCTCGCACACCCGCGTCGATGTCAACGGGGTGGTACGTCGCCAACTGGGCGCTCGCAAGGCGTCGTTCGCACCGATGGACAAGGCGGTCGGCGACAGCGGGATGGAGTACGGCGGGATCACCCCGATCGGCCTGCCCGCCGACTGGCCGCTACTGGTGGACGCCGCAGTCGTCGACACCCCGTACGCCCTGATCGGCAGCGGCAGCCGCCGCGGCAAACTCATCGTCCCCGGCAAGGCCCTGGCCGAACTGCCGGGCGCGACGGTGCTGGACGGGCTGGGCATCGCCTAG
- a CDS encoding APC family permease, whose amino-acid sequence MPELLDERVGFVRRIGLFQATAINMSQMCGIGPFVTIPLMVAAFGGPQAVTGFLAGAVLALADGLIWAELGASLPGAGGSYVYLRQAFQYRTGKLMPFLFVWTAMLFIPLGMSTGVIGFVQYLGYLWPDMTSGQGDLVGIGVTVGIVVLLWRRVENIAKLTVVLWTVMITSVLLVIVAAFTHFSPERAFTYPAHAFELTSSHFWTGFAAGLTIGIYDYLGYNTIAYMGAEIRQPGRTIPRAILFAILGIMTIYLLLQIGTLGIVNWQEMLDPHSTASSSVASAVLERAWGKGAAGTVTVLILITAVASVFTGLLGGSRVPYDAARERVFFRPYGTLHPRHRFPVLGLLTMGTVMAAGFLLGRHTDLATIIQLLTTVMVIVQALAQVAAVTVLRRRQPGLHRPYRMWLYPLPSVVALIGWLVIYGYADRNAPGRHPIEWSLAWVGAGVVAFLVWARYEKEWPFGPKRITEEYLHGSDPDTGGRAGGEGWEKGAGGTAVGATDPG is encoded by the coding sequence ATGCCTGAACTCCTCGATGAGCGGGTGGGATTCGTCCGGCGCATCGGCTTGTTCCAGGCCACCGCCATCAACATGAGCCAGATGTGTGGCATCGGTCCCTTCGTGACCATTCCGCTGATGGTCGCCGCGTTCGGCGGGCCGCAGGCCGTGACCGGCTTCCTCGCGGGCGCGGTCCTGGCGCTCGCCGACGGGCTGATCTGGGCCGAGTTGGGTGCGTCGCTGCCCGGTGCCGGCGGCAGTTATGTCTATCTGCGGCAGGCGTTCCAGTACCGCACCGGCAAGCTGATGCCGTTTCTGTTCGTCTGGACGGCCATGCTCTTCATCCCGCTCGGTATGTCCACGGGCGTGATCGGCTTTGTGCAGTACCTCGGTTATCTGTGGCCGGACATGACCTCGGGGCAGGGGGATCTGGTAGGCATCGGCGTCACCGTGGGCATCGTCGTGCTGCTGTGGCGGCGGGTGGAGAACATCGCCAAGCTCACCGTCGTCCTCTGGACGGTGATGATCACCTCGGTCCTGCTGGTCATCGTCGCCGCTTTCACCCATTTCAGCCCGGAGCGCGCCTTCACCTACCCCGCGCACGCCTTCGAGCTGACGTCCAGTCACTTCTGGACCGGCTTCGCGGCCGGACTGACGATCGGCATCTACGACTACCTGGGCTACAACACCATCGCCTACATGGGCGCCGAGATCAGACAGCCCGGCCGCACCATTCCGCGTGCCATCCTCTTCGCGATCCTCGGCATCATGACGATCTATCTGCTGCTGCAGATCGGCACCCTGGGCATCGTCAACTGGCAGGAGATGCTCGACCCGCACTCGACGGCCTCCTCGTCCGTCGCCTCCGCCGTGCTGGAGAGGGCCTGGGGCAAGGGCGCCGCCGGCACCGTCACGGTGCTCATTCTCATCACCGCCGTCGCCTCCGTCTTCACCGGACTCCTCGGCGGCTCCCGGGTCCCCTACGACGCCGCCCGTGAGCGGGTCTTCTTCCGCCCGTACGGCACGCTCCACCCGCGTCACCGGTTCCCCGTACTGGGCCTGCTCACCATGGGGACCGTGATGGCCGCGGGCTTCCTCCTCGGGCGGCACACCGACCTGGCCACCATCATCCAGCTGCTGACCACCGTCATGGTGATCGTGCAGGCACTGGCCCAGGTCGCGGCGGTGACCGTGCTGCGCCGCCGGCAGCCGGGACTGCACAGGCCGTACCGGATGTGGCTCTATCCGCTGCCGAGCGTCGTCGCGCTCATCGGCTGGCTGGTGATCTACGGCTATGCGGACCGGAACGCGCCCGGCAGACATCCCATCGAATGGTCGCTGGCGTGGGTCGGGGCGGGCGTCGTGGCCTTTCTGGTGTGGGCCCGTTACGAGAAGGAGTGGCCGTTCGGGCCGAAGCGGATCACGGAGGAGTATCTGCACGGCTCCGATCCGGACACCGGAGGGCGGGCCGGGGGAGAGGGGTGGGAGAAGGGAGCCGGGGGGACGGCGGTCGGGGCCACCGACCCCGGCTGA
- a CDS encoding sensor histidine kinase, producing MDRWGLALLSAAVGASAFLPHDARPVPYVLAELGMMPLAGHVLSAVIAVVSATAVLMLPRRRWPMITVGVVAWILLSAWAPLGVGSYVAALTARRQRNLVGYLVGAGAVALLPTAMGVAIGVPGPTREDLLPSLGGAVLFVWLPAALGLWSRARREVIDGIEERAAQREREQTARAEQARAQERARIARDMHDVVAHRVSLMVLHAGALEVNAKDEETAAAAELIRTTGREALTQLREVIGVLKSANDGDGPSLGPQPTLVDLDRLLDQSRAAGVSVERHDEGTPQRLPTLLEHAAYRVVQEALTNVHKHAGAAHADVVVRYLAADLEVVVSNTAPSAPAESLPGSGTGLVGLRERVELLDGEFEAQPRHGGGFTVSARFPLSLPALEERA from the coding sequence ATGGACCGCTGGGGACTCGCCTTGCTGTCCGCCGCGGTCGGGGCGAGTGCCTTCCTGCCGCACGATGCCCGCCCGGTCCCCTATGTGCTCGCCGAGTTGGGCATGATGCCTCTGGCCGGCCATGTGCTGTCAGCGGTGATCGCGGTGGTGTCCGCGACCGCCGTCCTGATGCTCCCGCGCCGGCGGTGGCCGATGATCACCGTCGGAGTGGTGGCCTGGATACTGCTGTCGGCCTGGGCACCGCTGGGCGTCGGGTCATACGTGGCGGCCCTCACCGCGCGCAGACAGCGGAATCTGGTCGGGTACCTCGTCGGTGCCGGCGCCGTCGCCCTGCTGCCGACGGCCATGGGCGTGGCCATCGGGGTGCCGGGCCCGACCCGGGAAGACCTGCTTCCGTCGCTCGGCGGTGCGGTGCTGTTCGTCTGGCTCCCCGCGGCCCTGGGTCTGTGGAGCAGGGCCCGCCGCGAGGTGATCGACGGCATCGAGGAGCGCGCCGCGCAACGTGAGAGGGAGCAAACCGCCCGCGCCGAGCAGGCGCGCGCACAGGAACGGGCCCGTATCGCCCGGGACATGCACGACGTCGTCGCGCACCGGGTGTCGCTCATGGTGCTGCACGCGGGGGCGCTGGAGGTCAACGCCAAGGACGAGGAGACCGCCGCCGCGGCGGAGCTCATCCGCACCACGGGCAGAGAAGCGCTCACGCAGCTCAGAGAAGTCATCGGGGTGCTCAAGAGCGCGAATGACGGCGACGGGCCCAGTCTCGGACCGCAGCCGACCCTGGTGGATCTCGACCGGTTGCTCGACCAGTCGCGCGCCGCGGGAGTCTCCGTGGAGCGGCACGACGAGGGCACCCCGCAACGGCTGCCGACCCTGCTGGAACATGCCGCGTACCGCGTCGTGCAGGAGGCCCTCACCAATGTCCACAAGCATGCCGGTGCGGCCCACGCCGACGTCGTCGTGCGCTACCTCGCAGCGGATCTGGAAGTCGTCGTGTCCAACACGGCCCCGAGTGCTCCCGCGGAGTCACTACCGGGCAGCGGCACGGGACTCGTAGGCCTGCGTGAACGGGTCGAACTGCTCGACGGGGAATTCGAGGCCCAGCCGCGCCACGGCGGCGGATTCACCGTATCGGCCCGCTTTCCCCTCTCCCTGCCCGCCCTGGAGGAACGCGCGTGA